The genomic DNA CAGCCAAGAACACACTATCGAACCAAAAGCCGAACGGTTCCAAAACGAAAATCCAAGCAAAACACCGAAGCCTGCACCTCGAGTACCGCAGCTGAAAGCTCCCCATGTTGAACAAATCACAAGTTCCTGCCAAATGTATCCACTCCTCCACCCGGCCATCGCAAATGCACTAGCCGAACACGGAATCCCAGTCCATTTCCACAACATAAACAGCGAAAAGGGATTCATCAACTACTACTCAACCAACATTACCGGCAAGATTACGTGTGTAAACAAGTTATGCACCCGAGGTACCTGGGGCACCGGCAGAGTCGCAATAAGGATCAGGAAATATCCAAACGATCGGTACAACGCCGCAGTGTATAACCAAGGGTGTCAAAAGTGCAAGAAACTGGGAAGATTGTTCGTAGATGAGCAAACATATATTGAGCGGGTTTCGTATAGATTGAAGAAGTGGACGGGTGTTGATGAGGAACCTCCGGAGTATAGGGAGAAAGGGACGCCGCCACATAGAGAGGATCTTTGCGAAGGTTGTAAGGCGGGGATTTGTATGAAGGGGGTGAAGAGGAACTACTGGGAAGATTTGGATGGCTTTTGAGCTTGTATCTTCGTGGGGTGGTTTGTTTTCTTTTGTTTGTGGGCATGTTGGAGGTGAGGTAATTGAGCTATTGGAATTTGCATTCCAAATTCACCAGAGTTTCCTGTGGCGCACTCACCTGAAATTAACATGATCGATCAGAATAAAAAGGTGATTGTAAACTCGAGGCACATAACTCCAGCCCTGGGAAGCGACAACTGTTGATCCTTGAGACAGGATATGCTGCACTACTTCATCGTTCCACGCTCTTTAGATTTCCGTTGACATATACCTCTCATGTGACTGTGCTCTCTTCTCACCGCCTGTGCCATGTTGCGGAATATGTTTCCCGAGCAAGCTTTATTCGATAAATGACTGCGTGAATCCTTTACTTTTGCCACACAGCTGATGATACTGTGCGTGTCGTTCTCCACATAACATACAACACTATAGAACAAAGTGCGAAAGCTTAGGACAGCTCTTGTTAGATCATGAAGGCAATAGTGTTTTAGCTGGGCTGGGACGCGCTATAAATTCCATCAGACATCGTGGAATACAGACATGGCAAATCAAGGGTCATGAGGTGAAGTAGAAGATTGTTTTGTTGATGTCACTGTAGCAAGCAGGCATTGACATGAGAGAAGCTTGTGATTGGGGATCATGTAAGGAGTGTATTCATGATGTAGTTTGTAACAAAAATGCCAAGCTGACAGCCAACAAAAATGTCTATTAATAGCACAGTTTTTCCTTTAGGTACCGCTTTGGAAAGACAGAACCAAGATAAAGTACGAGTTTATTGAGCAGGAGGACGCTCAGATTCTGGGCTACAGTTCGCATAACCCAAGTCTGGGTGCCCTGGGATTGGCTTAGGGTGAGTAATGCAACCCCAGCCTTCCGTGTTGCATGGATAAAGCTAGTTTTGTTAGCTTTACTTAGCTAAACATCAAGTGAGAAAATAAAACACGTTCAACTTACACTAGAACAGAAGTAGGACTTGACACCATTATTGCACGATCCATACGGTGATACAAAAGTCGCTACCTTTGTACACTTCTGTTATTTTGTTAGGAATATGACCAGAAACTGGCAGTAAATAGAAAGAGCTTGAGGTTTGTGAAGGAAGCAAGCTGAGGTTATGGACAGAGGGCTAATCCATTTTGCGAAGGCTCCTGACATCATCGAGAGCAGAATAATCGAGGTACAGAGCTTCATGTTGGTGGAGGGTGAACTGATTTTGATATTGTGTAACGGTAGGAATGCCAAGGTTTGCAAGagtgtattggtattgaACGCCACCCCGCACCCTCGATGGCTTTATGTAGCAAGAATCGGAGACCTCGGACCTTCTACGCCGCCGCACGTCAGATCGGATTCATTTCCGAGGCCCCAAAATATCCACAAATGAAAGCCGTCGCTGCTTTTTCCCGCCTTCAACCTGGAAACGACCACAACCAAGATAGAGTGTGTAGTCAAGGTCTAACTACAGTTTGCATATGACGGTATCACTCCTCTGTACATGAAGCACCCATTTTTTTTTCTACATGGGTTGGACTAATTCTGTCAGAATTTTCTACCCTCAGTAACCTAGAATCCTGGAATGTTTAACTTACCTCCCTACAAGGTACAGATACGGTGGCTCCATTCTCCGGCTGTACTCTGCGACAATCCCCCCATCTCCACGGCGAATCCGGGTTGTTCCTTACGTACTCCGGGTCGGGAGGCACACACGTCTTTTGTTTTGTCAGCTTTAGAGTTCAACGTTATCTGCAGAAAGAGAGAACTTGAAAAGAGTGTATAAGAGAAAGGTGTATTTGAGGTAGAGGACTTACTCCACCCTCTCGTGCTAGGGCTCCGGATAGCATTGAGAACACGGCAATCGAAGTGAGAAGCTTCATATCGGTAGATAGCGCATTGGTTTTGCGTGTATAGGACAAATTTGACAGTGCCGTTCAATCCGGATGAGGGTCGAGATGAGGTTgtaacgtgtccgtgcacctcATGCCCGGATTCATCTCATGCCCCGCCGAACACCGACGCGTGTCTCAATACTACAACTTTGACGCGCAATAACTCCACAACTATGGCTCCGATTGATGAAGCGATTGCAGATTTAGAATCGCGCGATCCAGGAGAGAAATTCACATTAAAAGAAGTTGCTGAAAAATGGGGGGTTAACCGCTCAACGCTAGGGCGAAGATGGAGGCGCGTGACAGGGCCTAGGAGCGATGGATACGCTCAGCAGCAAGCTATCGGCCCACAACAAGAGTTAGAGCTTGTACGATATATCACTAAGCTCACTAAGCAAGGCCTACCTCctacaagagagatgatcaggaatttctcatcagaagtagcccatcagcagctcagcgagagctgggttactcgcttcattaaccgacacgagatctatcttatctcaaagtggaccaccgccatggatcgtacgcgccacctggctgattctgagtcaaagtatagactctacttcgagctgctgcaccagaagatcaccgaataccacctagaggctcgagatatatacaatatggatgaaaAGGGCTTCCTTATTGGTATGATAGGCAGGAGTAAGAGGATATTtagcaggcgtcaatgggataagaaagaggttcgagcatctctccaggatggatcacgcgagtttctgacactcctggcctgctgctgcgccgatgggagctcgctgcctccagcccttatctacgcagctaaaaatggagccatacgatcgagttgggtggaggatattaaggcaggagaacatgaggtctttgtctcatcatctctaacaggctggtcaaacaatgacgtaggcctagcttggctagagcaggtgtttgatcgctatacaaagcagcgatcagggagatggcgattgctcatccttgatggccatggatctcacctcacgatggagtttatcaagtactgcgatcgccataggatcctcctcatgatccttcctccccattcgactcatacgctccagccgctcgatgtagtgctgttcaagccactctctcaagcctactccaacgagctcactaaccatctctacaaggctcaaggcctcaTTCCAATTaagaaaggagacttcttcccactcttctggAGAGCTTGGCAGGCCTCGTTTAAGCAATCAACTATATTAAAAGCGTTTGAAGCTACTGGTATATGGCCAATAGATcccaacgttatccttcgtagatttgccagcacgccagaagctgagagaagctcatcttcagggctctctgatcatgactggagaaagctcgatcggttagtacgagctgctgtcaatgatagccatcagtatgaggcaagaaagctgcgctcaagcgttcaccatctctctgtgcagtatAAGCTTTTAcagcatgagaacgagggcttaaaggaggctcttcaacataaaaagaagcataagaagaagggcaaagctcttgaccttcaacagcgccaggagtatcacggtggctctgtcttctggtctcctcgcaagatacgcgaggctcgagctagagaagtagtacgggagcgagataagatagaggagaaactccaaaaagcacaggccaagaagcagcgtgAGGAGGTtcaactgcagcgtcaagttaagctcgaggagaagcgtgtagagaggcagaggctcaaggagataagggagcttgagcgagctgagaaagcagctgaacgcgcgcgcaaagttgaagctcaacaccagaaaaaagccacccaacaagctcaacaacgcaagcgTAAAGCCTCAAGAGCGCCCTCTTCTAAgaacaagcgtcaaaaacgaGCGATGGAGGATAGAGCTCGCGATAGAGTTGCATCTCCTCCAtcgcctccaccaccaaagaccacatcacgtggccgcaacgtcaacctcccacaAAAATTCAGATAGTACAAGTTAATCGCAAGTATCTAATTACTGCAATGCTATGTTTTTATTAATATTAAGCTATTGTGTGGTGTTGTACAGCTTCAAATTTGAGATCGCTAAGATGGTGTTCGCGGGGCATGAGATGAATCCGGGCACaaggtgcacggacacgttaaTTGATTTTTTTTGCGGTTAGGAGCGGAAGCCTTGCATTACGCTGCCTTTAAATAGTTTGACCAAGAGAGCTTTGCGCCGCGTGTCTCGTCTCTGCATGTCTCTCTAACTCTTATCCTGCGGGACGTTGAAGATCGTAATCGTATTTAAAGGCCGAAAATATCCACAAATGTACCCTGTCCGTGCGCGTTTTGAGCCAGTTCGAGTTTTGAGCCAccccaccaccacaaccaccTATACAAATCGCATCATAACTCCACCATCATGGACCCGATTCAGAAAGCGATTGAAGATATCGAATCGCGTGAAGCAGGCGCATCTTTTAGCTACCGCGAAGTTGCAAAAGCGTGGGGTGTTAACCGGACAACGCTCGCTCGAAGACACCAGGGCCGAAACCAGCCGCACACGCTCGCCCATCTTatccttcacccacaccaaGAAACCGAGCTATTGCAGTACATCACAACACTTACTGAGCAATGTACGCCACCTACACGTGCAATAATACGCAACTTTGCGTCATCTTTGGTTAGTAGGGAGGTTTCAGAAAGCTaggttactcgcttcatcaacagGAACCCAACCCATCTCATCTCACGCTGGCAGACCGGGATAgaccgcaatcgccacaAAGCTAATTTAGAGGCTAAGTACAGCTTGTACTTTAAGCTGTTACACGATAAGATAAAGGAGTATAATGTAGAGCCCTCCTACATCTTTAATATAGATAAGAAGGGCTTTCTAATTAGGGTAACTAGAAGATCAAAGAGAGTCTTTGACAAGAGGATATACGATAGAAGAGGGGTTACAGCTGCTATTCAGGACGGTTCTCGAGAGTAGGTAACAGTCCCCGCCTGTATTTGTTCGGATAGTACAGCTCTTTCTCTATCTCTTATCTTTTAGTCAACTGCTGGGGCTCTAAAATTAGCCTAGGTAGAGGCAATCGATCTAGAAAAGCACTTAGTATTCGTCACCTTATCTCCCTCTAGCTGGACCAACAACGATATAGAGTTAGCCTAGCTTAAGGAGGTGTTTAAGAGAGAGACCAGACGGAAAGCTCGCTCAGGATACCAATTACTaatccttgacggccataGATCCCATATAACTATAGATTTTATCAACTACTACAACAACCACAGAATTCTATTAGCTATATTTCCTCCTCATGCAACTCATACGCTTCAACCGCTTAATGTTGGGATGTTTAGGCCTCTCTCAACTGCCTACTTAACTAAGCTCTTAAAATACCTTCACCGTAGCTATAGGATCCTACTAGTACAGAAAGTGGACTTCTTTGAGCTGTTTTGGAGGGCTTAGGGTGCTACTTTTAAGCCTCAAACTATTATAAAGTCATTTAAAGCCACTAGGATACACCCACCAAACCTTAAAGTTATACTTAAGAGATCCCGCAAAGAGGCATCTAGTTTAAATAAAAGCTCAACTTCTGTACTTAGTGGAGACAATTAGCTCAAAATTAAGTCTATTATACGCCGTACAGTGAAAGATCAGAGCAGTAAGGACGTCAAGAAGCTTCGCCGAAGTCTACACCACATCTCAGCTCAAAATAGTATCCTCCGTGGAGAGATTAGGGGCCTTAAGGAAGCTCTTTTAGTGAAAAAGGGACACCAAAAGAAGAGCTATACTCTACAACTTAACAACCCTAAGGAGTACCACGGTGGAGCTGTCTTTTGGTCTCCTCGTAAGGTCCGTCAGGCTCGGGACGATGAAGCAGTTCgacgacaacaacaacaagaactACAGCTTTAAAAAGCTGAGAGATCTCATCTTAAGGAGCAGGCTCGACTGTACAGGCTTCAACAGGCCAACGAGAGGCGTGTTAAGAGAGAAAGACTTAAGGAGGTAagggagaaggagagagCCGCTAAGGCAGCTAAAAAGGAGCGCTAGAAAGCAGCTCGCGACGCTGAAAAAGCTATACAACTGTCCTAAAAGGGTAAGCGCAAGGCTTCACAAAGCTCTAGTCAAGAGCAGAAGCGTCAGAAACGTAGTGTTGTTGTTCCATCTCATGTAGAAgctgaggtggctgcaccAGCCGTCCCAACTCGAACGACCCGTCACGGCCGCACCACCAAGCTTCCGGGTAAATACAAGTAGCTCAAATTGATCGCAATGATATAATTACTACAAATCTATaaaatctcgcgataatagctATTGTGGGTGGCTCTACAGCCTCATTTTTGGGGTCTCCTCATGTTGGTGGGGTGGCTCAAAACTCGAACTGGCTCAAAACGCGCACGGACAGGGTACAGTACCGGTGAGATCGTAGGTAAGCCATCAGCGCTGGAGACCCGATGTACTGCCGAACTATAGAGAAGCACTGTCCTATCCATCCTGCACAACCCCACCATGAAACGCGACCTTATAAGCCTGTAGAGCTTGTCGCATTTTGAAGACATCTGGAGAACTTTCAATAATCACGTAGTGAGGGTTGAAGTATTGTTTTGTCGCACACGATGACCGAACCTAGTCATGTACCCCATGCGTTTACGGGAGTGACGCAGTCATCTTCCAACATCCCCGGAGGGCTGAAAAGTTGAGATACCAAGCCCGATATGACTGTCGTATGGGCTGTGTGAGTTAGCTTGGCATCTCCACAGTGTCAAGTTTTTAGTCTTCGGGCGGTGAAAACATGTACGTCGGCGAAAgtactactgactgtcaaaTCAGATTAGGGTTGCTGTGATGACCTTGATTACTGTCGCTCGTAAAAGGTGGTCAGATGGGTGTTCTGTGCCGCTGCAAAAACTCCTTCAGCTGACATCATGTTCTACAAAGTTCACCATCTAACCGTCTGAAAGATTTAGAGTGAACTAGTGTGGGTCTCCCGTAACATACTCATGGCGCTCCCGCTCGCCACTCTCCATCTCTAGAAATCGATCTCCTGTTCCTTGACGAGAGCTGATGCAGGGGTTTGTGTGCACGTTGTCCTTACGATCGCTACCGCCAATTTAAGAAGCCGCGCTGTTCCGAGACTCGCTTACTCCTTGACTCTTTGGAGGCGATGCCTTCACTTCTTTTTCTGGAGAGCCATGAGTGTTCTTTTCATAAAGAAGATGACGGCATCAGAAGTTCACCTGTTCTCGTTTAGGGCCGGTTAGACCTCATAATCTCCAGTATCGAGCACGGACATATCTTACCCCTGCATTGAGGCGCGGCGTCGTCTAGGCACCCGTATCTTAGACACCGTGTCAGCTTGGGAGAATCCAGATTTTTCGCGATTGAAATTAAGCATAGGAACAACTTGAAAGATGCTTGTCTGTTTCGATATCTGACATGGTCGCCAAGTCGACGCGTTTTGCAAATCAACGAATTGGAACTGTCTACGACGTCACCGAGCCATCATAGCATTTACGAATAACGTTTCTGTCCAGGATAGAGAACATGTTTTCTGTTTTGAGAATTCGATTATACTGGTCGAATGCCGATGAACTGGAGTGGATACACATCGACGTTGACCTAAGGGCGCGACAAGTCTGCCTTAGCTAGATCCATGGTCGGTTCCCAACAAAGGTCTCTTAATTTCAGGCTCCTTGAAACGCCACAGGCTATCGCTTACGGAATCCTGGGGGGAGGCTGAGCCTCAAATGTTGCTCGATCGCGCGGATACAGCCACGCGGCGAGTGACCACGCCGCAACGCCCACCCTTCGACCAC from Pyrenophora tritici-repentis strain M4 chromosome 8, whole genome shotgun sequence includes the following:
- a CDS encoding TolA, Membrane protein involved in colicin uptake, translating into MAPIDEAIADLESRDPGEKFTLKEVAEKWGVNRSTLGRRWRRVTGPRSDGYAQQQAIGPQQELELVRYITKLTKQGLPPTREMIRNFSSEVAHQQLSESWVTRFINRHEIYLISKWTTAMDRTRHLADSESKYRLYFELLHQKITEYHLEARDIYNMDEKGFLIGMIGRSKRIFSRRQWDKKEVRASLQDGSREFLTLLACCCADGSSLPPALIYAAKNGAIRSSWVEDIKAGEHEVFVSSSLTGWSNNDVGLAWLEQVFDRYTKQRSGRWRLLILDGHGSHLTMEFIKYCDRHRILLMILPPHSTHTLQPLDVVLFKPLSQAYSNELTNHLYKAQGLIPIKKGDFFPLFWRAWQASFKQSTILKAFEATGIWPIDPNVILRRFASTPEAERSSSSGLSDHDWRKLDRLVRAAVNDSHQYEARKLRSSVHHLSVQYKLLQHENEGLKEALQHKKKHKKKGKALDLQQRQEYHGGSVFWSPRKIREARAREVVRERDKIEEKLQKAQAKKQREEVQLQRQVKLEEKRVERQRLKEIRELERAEKAAERARKVEAQHQKKATQQAQQRKRKASRAPSSKNKRQKRAMEDRARDRVASPPSPPPPKTTSRGRNVNLPQKFR